A region of Ornithorhynchus anatinus isolate Pmale09 chromosome 5, mOrnAna1.pri.v4, whole genome shotgun sequence DNA encodes the following proteins:
- the TMEM201 gene encoding transmembrane protein 201 → MAGVSALLAGCPGAGLAGGLGVAVCAAAAGLLFYRIARRKKPTHMTVNCWFCNQDTVVPYGNRNCWDCPNCEQYNGFQENGDYNKPIPAQYMEHLNHVVSSSSGPSFSDPSRPQQWVSSQVLLCRKCNNHQTTKIKQLASFSPRVEGKYDEEIEVYKHHLEQMYKLCRPCQAAVEYYIKHQNRQLRALLLSHQFKRRETDKTYMQSFCSSPVTTPAQVILLRFLAFLSCAFLLAMALLGSSDPLAPATPPPPTLPTGGNDSSAEASARGHTTTPEAGGWQRLLHLLPEPSVVKMREAWGFGQSHQVGVVALGLLTCLLAMLLAGRIRLRRIDAFASFLWFLVLGLHLVERYLQMDAPSWLDTFKLSATSLCCLVSLTAAVATRKATGQRRYRPRRYLSGDSTVLFPSGNGLGCPVPSPSLFVPAPPSFLQLSSQQFFRSPRRASSSSLPGRLNRALSLGTIPSLTRTDSGYLFSGSRPPSQASQTREAPGSDYFSLLSGSCAPSPLPSPAPSVAGSVASSSGSLRFRRPLISPARLNLKGQKLLLFPSPGEAPLTPSSSDEPAHPDGSMFTVELARSPTKGRPERGLLPDMRSFTEGGSICSDHSGKKEDNSSHSSACVVDTTTKGCPEEAGSWRGRLGNSLLRGLLAVSLAANALFTSAYLYQSLR, encoded by the exons GAAGAAACCGACGCATATGACCGTCAACTGCTGGTTCTGCAACCAGGACACGGTGGTGCCCTATGGCAACCGCAACTGCTGGGACTGTCCCAACTGCGAGCAGTACAATGGCTTCCAGGAG AACGGTGACTACAATAAGCCCATCCCAGCCCAGTACATGGAGCACCTGAACCATGtagtcagcagcagcagcggccccAGCTTCAGtgacccctcccggccccagcaGTGGGTCAGCAGCCAGGTCCTCCTGTGTAGAAAGTGCAACAACCACCAGACCACCAAGATCAAGCAGCTGGCGTCCTTCTCCCCCCGAGTGGAG GGCAAATACGACGAGGAGATTGAGGTGTACAAACACCACCTGGAGCAGATGTACAAGCTGTGCCGGCCCTGCCAGGCAGCAGTGGAATACTACATCAAGCACCAGAACCGGCAGCTGCGAGCACTGCTGCTCAGCCACCAGTTCAAGCGCCGTGAGACGGATAAGACCTACATGCAG AGCTTCTGTTCATCTCCAGTGACCACACCTGCCCAGGTTATCCTCCTGCGCTTCCTCGCCTTCCTGAGCTGTGCCTTCCTGCTGGCTATGGCCCTGCTGGGCTCGAGTGACCCGCTTGCCCCCGCCACTCCCCCTCCGCCCACCCTGCCCACTGGGGGCAACGACTCGTCCGCCGAGGCCTCGGCCCGTGGCCACACCACCACcccggaggctgggggctggcaaCGGCTACTGCACCTCCTGCCTGAACCCTCAGTGGTGAAGATGCGTGAGGCCTGGGGTTTTGGCCAGAGTCACCAGGTGGGCGTGGTGGCGCTGGGCTTGCTGACCTGCCTGCTGGCCATGCTGCTAGCCGGACGGATCAG GCTCCGGAGAATCGATGCCTTCGCCTCATTCCTGTGGTTCCTGGTATTGGGGCTGCACCTGGTGGAGCGATACCTGCAGATGGATGCCCCCAGCTGGCTGGACACCTTCAAGCTCAGTGCCACGTCCCTGTGCTGCCTGGTCTCCCTCACCGCGGCCGTGGCCACTCGGAAAGCAACAGGCCAGCGGAGGTACCGGCCCCGAAG GTACCTCTCCGGCGACTCTACGGTGCTCTTCCCTAGCGGCAATGGGCTCGGCTGCCCCGTCCCATCACCTTCTCTCTTCGTCCCGGCTCCTCCCAGCTTCCTCCAGCTGTCCAGCCAGCAGTTCTTCCGATCCCCACGCCGAGCATCCTCGTCCTCGCTCCCGGGACGCCTCAACCGGGCCCTCTCGCTGGGCACCATCCCCTCCCTGACCCGCACAG ACTCCGGGTATCTGTTCAGCGGGAgccgccctccctcccaggcATCTCAGACCAGAGAGGCCCCTGGGTCAG aTTACTTCTCTCTGTTGTCGGGGAGCTGTGCGCCCTCTCCGCTaccgtccccggccccctccgtggCCGGCTCCGTGGCTTCCAGCTCTGGCTCCCTGCGCTTTCGCCGGCCCCTCATCAGCCCCGCCCGCCTCAACCTGAAGGGACAGAAGCTGCTGCTGTTCCCGTCCCCGGGGGAGGCTCCCCTCACTCCAAGCAGCTCAGACGAACCTGCCCATCCTGACGGCAGCATGTTCACCGTGGAGCTGGCCCGGAGCCCCACCAAAGGCCGGCCAGAGCGGGGTCTCCTCCCAG ACATGAGGTCTTTCACGGAGGGAGGCAGCATCTGCAGCGACCACTCGGGCAAGAAAGAGGACAACTCATCACACTCATCTGCCTGTGTGGTGGACACCACTACCAAAGGGTGCCCAGAGGAGGCGGGCAGCTGGAGAG GTCGCCTCGGCAACTCTCTCCTCAGAGGTCTCCTGGCCGTCAGCTTGGCCGCCAACGCTCTCTTCACTTCGGCTTACCTGTACCAGAGTCTGCGCTAA